One stretch of Nocardioides perillae DNA includes these proteins:
- the paaC gene encoding 1,2-phenylacetyl-CoA epoxidase subunit PaaC produces MSHAAPDPSSGQGSAYDGLLEHHDVAGDASQWAFGTDFEDPLAGVDTTLPDGVDGAALAAYCLMLGDDALVMSHRLSEWCSNAPDLEEDIALANHALDLLGQARLLLARAAAADPACVPVLPEGSPVPAEDALAFFRDAGDFRNVRLVEVPHGDFAHVVVRLLLFSTVRLALLGRLTGSRDPVLAAIAAKGVKELTYHRDWSGRWFLTLAQGTEESRRRLLAALDALWPLYPELLATHPTEAALAEAGVGAAPGDVRDEVEVVLEQVLAVSGVERPQRGPLAGVRGRTGRDGLHTEALSRVLGEMQVVARAHPRGQW; encoded by the coding sequence ATGAGCCACGCCGCACCCGACCCGAGCAGCGGCCAGGGCAGCGCCTACGACGGCCTGCTCGAGCACCACGACGTGGCCGGCGACGCCTCCCAGTGGGCCTTCGGCACCGACTTCGAGGACCCGCTCGCCGGCGTCGACACGACGCTGCCCGACGGTGTCGACGGCGCGGCCCTGGCGGCGTACTGCCTGATGCTCGGCGACGACGCCCTCGTGATGTCGCACCGGCTCTCGGAGTGGTGCAGCAACGCACCCGACCTCGAGGAGGACATCGCGCTGGCCAACCACGCGCTCGACCTGCTGGGGCAGGCGCGGCTGCTGCTGGCGCGCGCCGCGGCCGCTGACCCGGCGTGCGTGCCGGTGCTGCCGGAGGGCTCGCCGGTGCCCGCCGAGGACGCGCTCGCCTTCTTCCGCGACGCCGGCGACTTCCGCAACGTGCGCCTCGTGGAGGTGCCGCACGGCGACTTCGCGCACGTCGTGGTGCGCCTGCTGCTCTTCTCGACGGTCCGGCTCGCCCTGCTCGGCCGGCTGACGGGGAGCCGCGACCCCGTGCTGGCCGCGATCGCCGCGAAGGGGGTCAAGGAGCTGACCTACCACCGCGACTGGTCGGGACGCTGGTTCCTCACGCTCGCCCAGGGCACCGAGGAGTCGCGCCGACGGCTGCTGGCGGCGCTCGACGCGCTGTGGCCGCTCTACCCCGAGCTCCTCGCCACCCACCCGACCGAGGCCGCGCTGGCCGAGGCCGGCGTCGGGGCAGCCCCCGGCGACGTGCGCGACGAGGTCGAGGTCGTGCTCGAGCAGGTGCTCGCCGTCAGCGGGGTCGAGCGGCCGCAGCGCGGCCCGCTCGCCGGTGTGCGCGGCCGCACCGGTCGCGACGGGCTGCACACCGAGGCGCTCTCGCGGGTGCTCGGCGAGATGCAGGTCGTCGCGCGCGCGCACCCGCGGGGGCAGTGGTGA
- a CDS encoding helix-turn-helix domain-containing protein translates to MTSVTPRAPVGRAPVAFSTAGLPDHERVELWESHNAEALIGLRCRTLTAAVLEAAEVNVQLDRVHLARVRGTAHVVERDEELVRRRPAESVALFFSLVGEAFFYHDDGVRTLQPGQMLMCDADRPFMRGFSRGLEELVVKVPRDVFAEVTGIEEVRQPLVVGFAAEGANSFAHTLARQVGAATRDDDPSPVDEGTLLQLLGALTGSDRADLTAAHRAAAMAYVDQHLREPGLSATQIAAGVGLSTRHLSRVFAEAGTSVPRHVLQRRLEVARDLLVTPAAASMTIAEVAHHCGFTSAAHFSSAFTARYGERATDLRRRATAARTAARTAARS, encoded by the coding sequence ATGACGTCGGTCACACCTCGCGCGCCGGTCGGGCGCGCTCCGGTGGCGTTCTCGACCGCGGGCCTGCCCGACCACGAGCGCGTCGAGCTGTGGGAGAGCCACAACGCCGAGGCGCTCATCGGGCTGCGCTGCCGCACCCTCACCGCGGCGGTGCTCGAGGCGGCCGAGGTCAACGTGCAGCTCGACCGGGTGCACCTCGCGCGGGTGCGCGGCACGGCCCACGTGGTCGAGCGCGACGAGGAGCTGGTGCGGCGCCGGCCCGCCGAGTCGGTCGCGCTGTTCTTCAGCCTGGTCGGCGAGGCGTTCTTCTACCACGACGACGGCGTGCGCACGCTCCAGCCGGGGCAGATGCTCATGTGCGACGCCGACCGGCCGTTCATGCGCGGCTTCTCCCGGGGCCTGGAGGAGCTGGTCGTCAAGGTGCCGCGCGACGTCTTCGCCGAGGTCACCGGCATCGAGGAGGTGCGCCAGCCGCTCGTGGTCGGCTTCGCGGCCGAAGGCGCCAACTCCTTCGCCCACACCCTGGCCCGCCAGGTCGGGGCGGCCACGCGCGACGACGACCCGAGCCCCGTCGACGAGGGCACGCTGCTGCAGCTCCTCGGTGCGCTCACCGGCAGCGACCGCGCCGACCTGACGGCCGCCCACCGCGCGGCCGCGATGGCCTACGTCGACCAGCACCTGCGCGAGCCCGGCCTCTCGGCCACGCAGATCGCGGCCGGCGTCGGCCTCAGCACCCGCCACCTCTCGCGCGTCTTCGCCGAGGCCGGCACGAGCGTGCCCCGCCACGTGCTGCAGCGGCGCCTCGAGGTGGCGCGCGACCTGCTCGTCACGCCGGCGGCGGCCTCGATGACGATCGCCGAGGTGGCCCACCACTGCGGCTTCACCTCGGCGGCACACTTCTCCAGCGCCTTCACCGCCCGCTACGGCGAGCGCGCCACCGACCTGCGCCGCCGCGCCACCGCCGCGCGCACTGCTGCCCGCACCGCCGCCCGGTCCTGA
- the paaA gene encoding 1,2-phenylacetyl-CoA epoxidase subunit PaaA, translating into MSVTDQPEAEAPEGLEALEALEAQFEAVIARSDRVEPRDWMPDGYRRTLIRQVAQHAHSEIIGMQPEGGWITRAPSLRRKATLLAKVQDEAGHGLYLYSACETLGVSRGELTEMLIEGKQKYSSIFNYPTLSYADVGTIGWLVDGAAICNQVPLCRTSYGPYGRAMIRICKEESFHQRQGYELLMAMMRGTDEQRAMVQESVDRFWWPALMMFGPPDDDSPNTAQSMAWGIKRNTNDDLRQRFVDMSVPQAEALGVTFPDPELRWNAGRGHYDFGQPDWEEFAQVVKGDGPCNAQRIAHRRRAHEDGAWVREAASAFAAKQAAS; encoded by the coding sequence ATGTCGGTGACCGACCAGCCCGAGGCCGAGGCGCCTGAGGGCCTCGAGGCGCTCGAGGCGCTCGAGGCGCAGTTCGAGGCGGTGATCGCTCGCAGCGACCGCGTCGAGCCGCGCGACTGGATGCCCGACGGCTACCGCAGGACGCTCATCCGGCAGGTCGCGCAGCACGCGCACTCCGAGATCATCGGGATGCAGCCCGAGGGCGGCTGGATCACCCGCGCCCCCTCGCTGCGGCGCAAGGCGACGCTCCTGGCCAAGGTGCAGGACGAGGCCGGCCACGGGCTCTACCTCTACTCCGCCTGCGAGACCCTCGGCGTCTCCCGCGGCGAGCTCACCGAGATGCTGATCGAGGGCAAGCAGAAGTACTCCTCGATCTTCAACTACCCCACGCTGTCCTACGCCGACGTCGGCACCATCGGCTGGCTCGTCGACGGCGCGGCCATCTGCAACCAGGTGCCGCTGTGCCGCACCTCCTACGGCCCCTACGGCCGGGCGATGATCCGGATCTGCAAGGAGGAGTCCTTCCACCAGCGGCAGGGCTACGAGCTGCTGATGGCGATGATGCGCGGCACCGACGAGCAGCGCGCGATGGTGCAGGAGTCGGTCGACCGCTTCTGGTGGCCGGCGCTGATGATGTTCGGCCCGCCCGACGACGACTCCCCCAACACCGCGCAGTCGATGGCCTGGGGCATCAAGCGCAACACCAACGACGACCTGCGCCAGCGGTTCGTCGACATGAGCGTGCCGCAGGCCGAGGCCCTCGGCGTCACCTTCCCCGACCCCGAGCTGCGGTGGAACGCCGGGCGCGGCCACTACGACTTCGGCCAGCCCGACTGGGAGGAGTTCGCGCAGGTCGTGAAGGGCGACGGGCCCTGCAACGCCCAGCGCATCGCCCACCGCCGCCGCGCCCACGAGGACGGCGCCTGGGTGCGCGAGGCCGCGAGCGCCTTCGCCGCGAAGCAGGCCGCGTCGTGA
- the paaZ gene encoding phenylacetic acid degradation bifunctional protein PaaZ has translation MGRLLESYAVGTWHRAADEGRPVLDAVTGEEVARLSSAGLDLAAMVTHAKQVGGPALRALTFHERAGLLKQVAKHLGSVKDELYEVSFSTGATRRDTAVDVDGGIGTVFSIASKATRELPNDTVVLDGPPEPLGKGGTFLGQHVWTSRPGVAVQVNAFNFPVWGFLEKLAPAFVAGVPTIVKPAAQTAYLTELVVRRIVESGLLPEGSLQLLCGSPEGLLDELTVQDHVAFTGSAHTAGLLRTHPQVLHGGVELGVEADSLNCSVLGPDVRPGDEEFDLFVRGVVTEMTVKAGQKCTAIRRAIVPRERLDDVAEAIAARLAEVTVGNPRDEQVRMGALVSLEQRDEVRKAVQSLRASADVVFGDPDRVEVVGADAERGAFLSPVLLRARDGAVEPHDVEPFGPVSTLLAYDALEGPGGAVELAARGKGSLVGSVVTRDPEVARTVVLGLAPHHGRLLVLDRDDAAEARAAGGHGSPLPVLVHGGPGRAGGGEELGGVRGVLRHMQRTAVQASPDAMTAITGRWTTGARRRETDVHPFRRSLAELRIGDTIRSASRTVTLEDIEHFAEFTGDTFYAHTDEAAAQRNPLFGGIVAHGYLVVSLAAGLFVDPDPGPVLANFGVDALRFLTPVKAGDAIAVTLTVKQVTPRTSADYGEVRWDAVVTNADGAPVATYDVLTLVAKEWPTPPAG, from the coding sequence GTGGGACGACTTCTGGAGAGCTACGCCGTCGGCACGTGGCACCGCGCGGCCGACGAGGGGCGGCCGGTGCTCGACGCGGTGACCGGCGAGGAGGTGGCGCGCCTCAGCTCCGCGGGGCTCGACCTCGCCGCGATGGTGACCCACGCCAAGCAGGTCGGCGGGCCGGCGCTGCGCGCGCTCACCTTCCACGAGCGCGCGGGGCTGCTCAAGCAGGTGGCGAAGCACCTCGGCTCGGTCAAGGACGAGCTCTACGAGGTGTCCTTCTCCACCGGCGCGACCCGCCGCGACACCGCGGTGGACGTCGACGGCGGCATCGGCACCGTCTTCTCGATCGCGAGCAAGGCCACCCGCGAGCTGCCCAACGACACCGTGGTGCTCGACGGCCCGCCCGAGCCGCTCGGCAAGGGCGGCACCTTCCTGGGCCAGCACGTGTGGACCAGCCGACCCGGCGTCGCGGTGCAGGTCAACGCGTTCAACTTCCCGGTGTGGGGGTTCCTCGAGAAGCTGGCGCCCGCCTTCGTCGCGGGCGTCCCCACGATCGTGAAGCCGGCCGCCCAGACGGCGTACCTCACCGAGCTGGTCGTGCGGCGCATCGTCGAGTCGGGCCTGCTGCCCGAGGGCAGCCTGCAGCTGCTCTGCGGCAGCCCCGAGGGGCTGCTCGACGAGCTGACCGTGCAGGACCACGTCGCCTTCACCGGCTCGGCCCACACCGCCGGGCTGCTGCGCACCCACCCGCAGGTGCTGCACGGCGGGGTCGAGCTCGGGGTGGAGGCCGACTCGCTCAACTGCTCGGTGCTCGGGCCCGACGTGCGCCCGGGCGACGAGGAGTTCGACCTCTTCGTGCGCGGCGTCGTCACCGAGATGACGGTCAAGGCCGGTCAGAAGTGCACCGCGATCCGCCGCGCGATTGTGCCCCGGGAGCGTCTCGACGACGTGGCCGAGGCGATCGCCGCCCGGCTGGCGGAGGTCACGGTCGGCAACCCCCGCGACGAGCAGGTGCGGATGGGGGCACTCGTCTCGCTCGAGCAGCGCGACGAGGTGCGCAAGGCCGTGCAGTCGCTGCGTGCGTCGGCCGACGTCGTCTTCGGCGACCCGGACCGGGTCGAGGTGGTCGGCGCCGACGCCGAGCGCGGCGCCTTCCTCTCCCCGGTGCTGCTGCGGGCGCGCGACGGGGCGGTCGAGCCGCACGACGTGGAGCCCTTCGGACCGGTGAGCACGCTCCTCGCCTACGACGCGCTCGAAGGCCCGGGCGGCGCCGTCGAGCTCGCCGCGCGCGGCAAGGGCAGCCTGGTCGGCTCGGTCGTGACCCGCGACCCCGAGGTCGCGCGCACGGTGGTGCTCGGCCTCGCGCCCCACCACGGTCGCCTCCTGGTGCTGGACCGCGACGACGCGGCCGAGGCGAGGGCGGCCGGCGGTCACGGCTCCCCGCTCCCGGTGCTCGTCCACGGCGGGCCCGGGCGCGCCGGCGGCGGTGAGGAGCTGGGCGGCGTGCGCGGCGTGCTGCGCCACATGCAGCGCACCGCGGTCCAGGCCTCGCCCGACGCGATGACCGCGATCACGGGCCGCTGGACCACCGGCGCGAGGCGCCGCGAGACCGACGTGCACCCCTTCCGCAGGAGCCTGGCCGAGCTGCGGATCGGCGACACGATCCGCTCCGCCTCGCGCACGGTCACCCTCGAGGACATCGAGCACTTCGCCGAGTTCACCGGCGACACGTTCTACGCCCACACCGACGAGGCGGCCGCGCAGCGCAACCCGCTCTTCGGCGGGATCGTCGCCCACGGCTACCTCGTGGTCTCGCTCGCGGCGGGGCTCTTCGTCGACCCCGACCCGGGCCCGGTGCTGGCCAACTTCGGCGTCGACGCGCTGCGCTTCCTCACCCCGGTCAAGGCCGGCGACGCGATCGCGGTGACGCTCACGGTCAAGCAGGTCACCCCGCGCACCTCCGCCGACTACGGCGAGGTGCGCTGGGACGCGGTCGTCACCAACGCCGACGGCGCGCCCGTCGCGACCTACGACGTGCTCACCCTCGTCGCGAAGGAGTGGCCGACCCCGCCCGCCGGCTGA
- a CDS encoding GDSL-type esterase/lipase family protein has translation MRPADLDYDNRTGRGPGRVVRTAAAVLPGVARVWDRVEPYADAWHAHNRAVLGRPGRRWFVLGDSMSQGVGASRHDRGWVGQLARRLAADGLELQVLNLSATGARADDVVAQQLPLVERIGVREGDLTTVLVGSNDLYGGRAARRRLPAAYAALVAGVPPGTVVATLPRAHGVASRANAHVEEAAAVGRVRLLDLRTLGPDSWRGLLASDLFHPNDAGYAAIADAFEPTVRRALA, from the coding sequence GTGCGACCCGCCGACCTCGACTACGACAACCGCACCGGGCGGGGGCCCGGCCGCGTCGTCCGCACCGCCGCGGCCGTCCTCCCGGGCGTGGCGCGCGTGTGGGACCGCGTCGAGCCCTACGCCGACGCCTGGCACGCCCACAACCGCGCCGTGCTGGGGCGACCCGGCCGACGGTGGTTCGTGCTCGGCGACTCGATGTCGCAGGGCGTCGGCGCGTCGCGCCACGACCGGGGCTGGGTGGGGCAGCTGGCCCGGCGGCTCGCCGCCGACGGCCTCGAGCTGCAGGTGCTCAACCTCTCGGCGACCGGCGCCCGCGCCGACGACGTCGTCGCCCAGCAGCTGCCGCTCGTGGAGCGGATCGGCGTGCGCGAGGGCGACCTGACCACGGTCCTCGTGGGGTCGAACGACCTCTACGGCGGCCGCGCCGCGCGCCGACGGCTCCCCGCGGCGTACGCCGCCCTCGTCGCGGGCGTGCCCCCCGGCACGGTCGTCGCGACCCTGCCGCGCGCGCACGGCGTCGCGAGCCGCGCCAACGCCCACGTCGAGGAGGCCGCCGCGGTCGGTCGGGTGAGGCTGCTCGACCTGCGCACCCTCGGCCCCGACAGCTGGCGAGGACTGCTGGCCAGCGACCTCTTCCACCCCAACGACGCGGGCTACGCCGCGATCGCGGACGCCTTCGAGCCCACCGTGCGCCGCGCGCTCGCCTGA
- a CDS encoding MDR family MFS transporter, giving the protein MPVPTPADHTAADPTSGAVAAPGGTPTVIKLLVVATFVVILNETIMLNAIPRLMASFQVTEQAAQWVSTAFMLTMAAVIPVTGWFLRRVTTRAAYATAMGVFVAGTAISAAAPVFEVLLVGRVVQAAGTAVMMPLLMTTLMTVVPVQDRGRVMGNVTMAMSVAPALGPTVSGVVLQLGSWRLLFLLVLPIAVAVTWSGLRHLPDIGEPEVSSIDWPSVVVAALGFGSLVYGLTQFAEGGVGPAVTITTVGVLLVAGFVLRQLRLQRTGSPLLDLRALSHATFARALVLLSVAFMAMMGSLILLPLYLQGVRGLSPLETGLLVMPGGLAMGLLGPTVGRTFDRFGSRVLVLPGSVGIVAALVGFAQVSLTTPVVALLALHVLLTVSLAATFTPVFTLGLGALPPHLYSHGSSILGTLQQVAAAFGTALAVTVVTVRSEQVVETLGSAAAQVAGMRAAFAISAVLSLVVVVTAWRLPSRPEAAPSVDLAAPTAPAAPAGAPVAPVAPAEDTAEVADAVDEVPAPLR; this is encoded by the coding sequence ATGCCTGTGCCCACCCCGGCAGACCACACCGCCGCCGACCCGACCAGCGGCGCCGTCGCCGCGCCCGGTGGCACCCCGACCGTCATCAAGCTGCTCGTGGTCGCGACCTTCGTCGTCATCCTCAACGAGACGATCATGCTCAACGCGATCCCGCGGCTGATGGCGAGCTTCCAGGTCACCGAGCAGGCCGCGCAGTGGGTCTCGACGGCCTTCATGCTCACGATGGCCGCGGTCATCCCGGTCACCGGCTGGTTCCTGCGCCGGGTCACCACGCGCGCGGCGTACGCCACGGCCATGGGCGTCTTCGTCGCCGGCACGGCGATCTCGGCGGCCGCGCCCGTCTTCGAGGTGCTGCTGGTCGGCCGCGTCGTGCAGGCGGCCGGCACCGCGGTGATGATGCCGCTGCTCATGACGACGCTGATGACGGTCGTGCCGGTGCAGGACCGCGGCCGGGTCATGGGCAACGTCACCATGGCGATGTCGGTCGCGCCCGCGCTCGGCCCCACGGTCTCGGGCGTCGTGCTGCAACTCGGCTCCTGGCGGCTGCTCTTCCTGCTGGTGCTGCCGATCGCGGTCGCCGTCACGTGGTCCGGGCTGCGCCACCTGCCCGACATCGGCGAGCCCGAGGTGAGCAGCATCGACTGGCCCAGCGTCGTCGTCGCGGCGCTCGGCTTCGGCAGCCTGGTCTACGGCCTCACGCAGTTCGCCGAGGGCGGCGTCGGCCCCGCCGTCACCATCACCACCGTCGGGGTGCTGCTCGTCGCCGGCTTCGTGCTGCGCCAGCTGCGCCTGCAGCGCACGGGCAGCCCGCTGCTCGACCTGCGCGCCCTCTCCCACGCCACCTTCGCCCGCGCGCTGGTGCTGCTCTCGGTGGCCTTCATGGCGATGATGGGCTCGCTGATCCTGCTGCCCCTCTACCTCCAGGGCGTGCGCGGGCTCTCGCCGCTCGAGACCGGCCTCCTGGTGATGCCGGGCGGTCTCGCCATGGGCCTGCTCGGCCCGACCGTCGGTCGCACCTTCGACCGGTTCGGGAGCCGGGTGCTCGTGCTGCCCGGCTCGGTCGGCATCGTGGCCGCGCTCGTGGGCTTCGCCCAGGTCTCGCTGACCACCCCGGTCGTCGCGCTGCTCGCGCTGCACGTGCTGCTGACGGTGAGCCTGGCGGCCACCTTCACGCCGGTCTTCACGCTCGGCCTCGGTGCGCTGCCGCCCCACCTCTACTCCCACGGCAGCTCGATCCTCGGCACGCTGCAGCAGGTCGCGGCGGCCTTCGGCACCGCGCTCGCGGTCACCGTCGTCACCGTGCGCTCCGAGCAGGTCGTCGAGACCCTCGGGTCGGCCGCCGCGCAGGTCGCGGGCATGCGGGCGGCCTTCGCGATCAGCGCGGTCCTCTCGCTGGTCGTCGTCGTCACGGCCTGGCGCCTGCCGTCGCGACCCGAGGCGGCGCCCTCGGTCGACCTGGCCGCCCCGACCGCGCCCGCTGCCCCGGCCGGTGCGCCGGTGGCCCCGGTCGCCCCGGCCGAGGACACGGCCGAGGTCGCCGACGCGGTGGACGAGGTGCCTGCTCCGCTGCGCTGA
- the paaB gene encoding 1,2-phenylacetyl-CoA epoxidase subunit PaaB — MSGERDFAAEGGHGAVPLAGVPASEPGHGRERGLPLYEVFVRGKRGLNHVHVGSLHAADDQMAVRHARDVYTRRNEGVSIWVVRADAITASSPDEKDPLFAPAGDKVYRHPTFYPIPADVPHM, encoded by the coding sequence GTGAGCGGCGAGCGCGACTTCGCCGCGGAGGGCGGCCACGGGGCCGTCCCGCTGGCGGGGGTGCCGGCCAGCGAGCCGGGGCACGGCCGGGAGCGGGGGCTCCCCCTCTACGAGGTCTTCGTGCGCGGCAAGCGCGGCCTCAACCACGTGCACGTCGGGTCGCTGCACGCCGCCGACGACCAGATGGCGGTGCGCCACGCCCGCGACGTCTACACCCGCCGCAACGAGGGCGTGAGCATCTGGGTCGTGCGCGCCGACGCGATCACCGCCTCGAGCCCCGACGAGAAGGACCCGCTCTTCGCGCCCGCCGGCGACAAGGTCTACCGGCACCCGACCTTCTACCCCATCCCCGCCGACGTCCCCCACATGTGA
- a CDS encoding FAD-dependent oxidoreductase produces the protein MTLRIAVVGAGPAGIYAADSLLKSDVDVAVDLLDRLPAPYGLVRYGVAPDHPRIKEIVKALDRVLASPGVRFLGGVDLGVDVKLEELRELYDAVVVATGARADRDLGIPGEELTHGAADFVSWYDSHPDAPESWPLDAASVAVVGVGNVALDVARVLAKDGEEMRVTDVPGPVLDALRAKTTTDVHVFSRRGPAYVKFSPLELRELNHSPSVEVVVHPEGFDVDDHGMAHVGANKSAKLVLDVLANWVGRDLEGKPHRIHLHFCEAPVEVVGEDGRVTAIRTERTAPVGDGTYAGTGEVTTWEVGAVYRAIGYRSSPVLGLPFDDRAAVVPNVGGRVVDLDGEPVPGAYVTGWVKRGPVGLIGHTKSDAAETVGHLLADLAGRGSDGSDGAATRSEAEVDAYLAARGVDVQTYERWRRLDDHEVALGAAEGRTRVKVAGREEMLRLGAGLPEA, from the coding sequence ATGACCCTCCGCATCGCCGTCGTGGGCGCCGGGCCCGCCGGGATCTACGCCGCCGACTCCCTGCTCAAGTCCGACGTCGACGTCGCGGTCGACCTGCTCGACCGCCTGCCCGCGCCCTACGGCCTGGTCCGCTACGGCGTGGCGCCCGACCACCCGCGCATCAAGGAGATCGTCAAGGCCCTCGACCGGGTCCTGGCCTCGCCGGGCGTGCGCTTCCTCGGCGGTGTCGACCTCGGCGTCGACGTCAAGCTCGAGGAGCTGCGCGAGCTCTACGACGCCGTCGTGGTGGCCACCGGTGCCCGCGCCGACCGCGACCTGGGCATCCCCGGCGAGGAGCTGACGCACGGGGCGGCCGACTTCGTGTCGTGGTACGACTCGCACCCCGACGCCCCGGAGTCGTGGCCGCTCGACGCCGCCTCCGTGGCCGTCGTCGGGGTCGGCAACGTCGCCCTCGACGTCGCACGCGTCCTCGCCAAGGACGGCGAGGAGATGCGCGTCACCGACGTGCCCGGCCCCGTGCTCGACGCCCTGCGGGCCAAGACCACCACCGACGTGCACGTCTTCTCGCGCCGCGGGCCGGCGTACGTCAAGTTCTCCCCGCTCGAGCTGCGCGAGCTCAACCACTCCCCCAGCGTCGAGGTGGTCGTGCACCCCGAGGGCTTCGACGTCGACGACCACGGCATGGCGCACGTGGGCGCGAACAAGTCGGCCAAGCTGGTGCTCGACGTCCTGGCGAACTGGGTCGGCCGCGACCTCGAGGGCAAGCCGCACCGCATCCACCTCCACTTCTGCGAGGCCCCCGTCGAGGTCGTCGGCGAGGACGGCCGGGTCACCGCGATCCGCACCGAGCGCACCGCGCCCGTCGGCGACGGCACGTACGCCGGGACCGGCGAGGTCACGACCTGGGAGGTCGGCGCGGTCTACCGCGCGATCGGCTACCGCAGCAGCCCCGTGCTCGGGCTCCCCTTCGACGACCGCGCGGCCGTCGTGCCCAACGTGGGCGGCCGCGTCGTGGACCTCGACGGTGAGCCGGTCCCCGGCGCCTACGTCACCGGGTGGGTCAAGCGCGGGCCGGTCGGCCTGATCGGCCACACCAAGAGCGACGCGGCCGAGACCGTCGGCCACCTGCTCGCCGACCTCGCCGGGCGCGGGTCGGACGGGTCCGACGGGGCGGCGACGCGGTCCGAGGCCGAGGTCGACGCCTACCTCGCCGCCCGCGGGGTCGACGTGCAGACCTACGAGCGCTGGCGGCGGCTCGACGACCACGAGGTCGCGCTCGGCGCCGCCGAGGGCCGCACCCGCGTCAAGGTCGCCGGGCGCGAGGAGATGCTCCGACTGGGGGCAGGGCTGCCGGAGGCCTGA
- a CDS encoding DUF6989 domain-containing protein, which translates to MTTTAPTTASRPDPVGTSRQGLGPLVALHALFLAGGAVALALDPPAQGWGVLACVAAYAVGLPLVCRATGRDDLGALAVFLLLVSVWQVLPDWVLVDLVGTLRFPDTGGLRVDDAIPLAMAGMWLAPLFVALALSGGRPGRAAVLAAAVFAGAELLAPVLDLWEPVGDTARVLGVAVYVVPAEAALGWAAATAFALVRGRALPVQAGAALAVSTLYLGALVLAHFLVDVAGWRLTV; encoded by the coding sequence GTGACGACCACCGCGCCCACGACCGCGAGCCGCCCCGACCCCGTGGGCACCAGCCGGCAGGGCCTCGGCCCGCTGGTCGCCCTGCACGCGCTCTTCCTCGCCGGCGGCGCGGTGGCGCTCGCGCTGGACCCGCCGGCCCAGGGGTGGGGCGTGCTCGCCTGCGTCGCGGCGTACGCCGTGGGGTTGCCGCTGGTCTGCCGGGCCACGGGCCGCGACGACCTCGGCGCCCTGGCGGTCTTCCTGCTGCTGGTCTCGGTCTGGCAGGTGCTGCCCGACTGGGTGCTGGTCGACCTGGTCGGCACGCTGCGCTTCCCCGACACCGGCGGGCTGCGCGTCGACGACGCGATCCCGCTCGCCATGGCGGGCATGTGGCTGGCCCCGCTCTTCGTGGCGCTCGCGCTGAGCGGCGGCCGCCCAGGACGTGCCGCGGTGCTCGCGGCCGCGGTCTTCGCGGGCGCCGAGCTGCTCGCGCCGGTGCTCGACCTGTGGGAGCCCGTCGGCGACACGGCGCGGGTGCTCGGCGTGGCGGTCTACGTGGTGCCGGCCGAGGCCGCGCTCGGGTGGGCCGCCGCCACCGCCTTCGCGCTCGTGCGCGGCCGCGCGCTGCCGGTGCAGGCCGGCGCCGCGCTCGCCGTCTCCACCCTCTACCTCGGCGCCCTCGTGCTCGCGCACTTCCTCGTCGACGTCGCGGGCTGGCGCCTCACCGTGTGA
- a CDS encoding LysR substrate-binding domain-containing protein, giving the protein MLGPHVPDLRSLELLVTAARLGSLSAAAAELGTTQQAASSRLRTTEAVVGAPLLTRSPRGSTLTETGELVVHWADKVLAAAAELDAGLATLRSDRRGHLTIAASLTIAEHLLPGWLVGLRASQQQRGQRQTEVTMTATNSARVAELVGAGEVDLGFVEGPEAPAGLHRRLVGTDALVVVVAPGHPWARVRRPVTAARLAATPLVVREQGSGTRTVLERALAGHDTAPPALELSSTAAVRAAVAAGAGPAVLGAHAVRDDLATGRLVRVEVDGVDLTRHLHAVWRDGRQPPAGPARDLVVRAAADAAADAGG; this is encoded by the coding sequence GTGCTGGGACCCCACGTGCCGGATCTGCGCTCGCTCGAGCTGCTGGTGACGGCGGCGCGCCTCGGGAGCCTGAGCGCCGCCGCCGCCGAGCTGGGCACCACCCAGCAGGCGGCGTCCTCGCGGCTGCGCACCACGGAGGCCGTGGTCGGCGCGCCGCTGCTCACCCGCTCCCCGCGCGGCTCGACGCTGACCGAGACCGGCGAGCTGGTCGTGCACTGGGCCGACAAGGTGCTCGCCGCGGCCGCGGAGCTCGACGCGGGCCTGGCGACCCTGCGCTCGGACCGCCGTGGCCACCTCACGATCGCGGCCAGCCTCACCATCGCCGAGCACCTCCTGCCCGGGTGGCTCGTCGGGCTGCGCGCGTCGCAGCAGCAGCGCGGTCAGCGCCAGACCGAGGTGACGATGACCGCGACCAACAGCGCCCGGGTGGCTGAGCTGGTGGGGGCCGGCGAGGTGGACCTCGGCTTCGTCGAGGGCCCGGAGGCCCCGGCCGGCCTGCACCGGCGCCTCGTCGGCACCGACGCGCTGGTCGTCGTGGTCGCCCCGGGGCACCCGTGGGCGCGCGTGCGGCGCCCGGTGACGGCGGCCCGCCTCGCGGCGACGCCGCTGGTGGTCCGCGAGCAGGGGTCGGGCACCCGCACGGTCCTCGAGCGCGCGCTGGCGGGTCACGACACCGCGCCGCCGGCGCTCGAGCTGTCCAGCACCGCGGCGGTGCGGGCCGCGGTCGCGGCCGGTGCCGGCCCGGCCGTCCTCGGGGCGCACGCCGTGCGCGACGACCTGGCCACCGGGCGGCTGGTGCGCGTCGAGGTGGACGGCGTCGACCTCACCCGCCACCTGCACGCCGTCTGGCGCGACGGCCGCCAGCCGCCCGCCGGCCCGGCGCGCGACCTCGTCGTGCGGGCCGCGGCCGACGCGGCGGCGGACGCCGGCGGCTGA